The genomic segment GAACCGCTCGGGACCCGATGACCGGGCACGCCCCTGACCCCCATGCGGAGGCGTACGCGCAGGCTATCGAGCGCAACCGGGGTCGCGTGGCCGGCTGGTACCGGCAGCTCTACTACCGGTCGGTGCCCGTCGACACCGTCGCCGTCCAGCTCGGCATCACTGTCGACGACCTCGATGCGATGATCGCCGCCGGCGACCTCGTCATGGTCGACGGGCCGGCGGGCCCGCGGCTTCCCGGCTGGCAGCTGACCGACACCGGGCCGCTGCCCGGCATCCGCCGGGTCACCGACGTGTTCCCCGGCGGGCCGTTGCGGATCTCGGGGTGGGCAACGGCCCCGAACCCGATGCTGCATGACCGGACCCCCGCAGCTGCGCTTGCCGACGGCGACGTCGTCGCGGTCATCGCCGCGGCCCGGGCTGTCCCGTCGTGACCGACGACGGCGGGGAGTCAGGCACGGTCGACAACCTGCTCGGCGACGCCCGAGCGGAGGTGGCGCGGCTCGTGTGGGCGGCGCGGGTCGAGCTGATCCGCACCGGCACCGCCATCCCCGCCGACCAGATCGCCACCATCACCGACGCCGGCATCAGGTACGTCCCCAGCTTCCAGGTCAACCTGGCCGCCGTCGACATCATCGCTCGGCTCCGCGCCTACGGGATGGACGACTGGGCGATATGGGACTGGGCCGAGACTCCGAACGGATGGCTGCACGGCCGCACCCCCGCTGCCGTCCTCGCCGAGGGTGACGTCGACGCGGTCGTCCATGCCATCGCGGGCATGTTCCAGGAGGACTGGGTGGAGACCGGAACCATCGACGACCTGTTCGCCGACGTTGAACCGGACGGACGCCGCTGGCAGCAGGTGCCCGCCCCACCGCCGGCGTCCACAACAGGCCGAAGTCCGGCCGCGGCGCCCGGCGCTAATCCTGCACGATCGTCTGATGCAACGGCCCCGCCGTGACGGGGTGGACGCGGCGGCCGTGCAGGTGTGGCGGGTCCGCAAGCGGGGGCTCGGACCGGCCGCGCCGGACACCACCGGGCGACGCCACGGCACGGGAGACCCAAGCAGCCAGCCGGCAGGGCAGGTCCAACGCGATGGAGGCTAAGGCGCTACAGATCGCCGATGTCCTCGGTCTGACCGCCGCAGAGACCAAGACGACGGTGAGGTCATCCCGCTGTCGTCCGCCGTCCCGCCGCGGCCCTCGCGGGCCGATCCCTGCTCGACGTTCCCCGCGACAACGGTCCCGGCGGCGTTCCACCGGGCCGTCGCCGAGGTCCTGGCCGTCGGCGACGCCCACCGTTAACCCCTACGCGAAAGGCGTCACGACTGGTCAGCGGCCTGCCGTAACCCGCGTCCTCGGCCTGCCCCCTAGAGGTCCACCCACCTCGGCGATCGACTGGCCCGTCCAACTTCGGGACGCACGCCCCGGCGAACCATCCTGTGCGCTAGCAGTCGACTTCAACACGCGGATTATCTGAAGTATAGGGAAGTATAGGAGGCGCGGATGGATAGCGGAGCTATTGTCAAATCTTGTGGGTGAGGCGGACGGCGCACCCGGGGGATCAGGCGGCGGTGAGCACCTCCTCGTCGATGGGGCTGTCGGTGCGTTCTTGTAGTTCGCCATCGACGAAGGTCGCGCCGGCGCGGACCAGGGCGACGAGCTCGTGACCGTTGATCCGCCGCCAGCGCTGCTGGGCGGCCAGCATCAGCTTGAACGCCATCGCGATCCCCGCCGCCCGGCTGCCCGGACCCTTCGTCACGCGCTGCCGCAGCCGTACCGTCGCGAACGTCGACTCGATCGGGTTGGTCGTCCGCAGGTGCTTCCAGTGCTCGGCCGGGAAGTCGTAGAACGCCAGCAGCACATCGAGGTCCTCGGTGACCTTCGCGGTGGCCTTGGGGTACTTGGCGAACTCCGTGGCGAAGGTGCCGGCGGCGTCGACCGCTGCGGCACGGTTGGCCGCGTCCCAGACCTGCCGGAGCAGCTCCTTGGCGCGGCCGTGCAGCCGCTTGGGCAGGGCCGCGAGCACGTTCGCGGTCTTGTGCACCCAGCAGCGCTGCGCCTTGGTCGTAGGCCACACGTCACGGATCGCCTTCCAAAGCCCGAGCGCGCCGTCGCCGACGGCCAGGACCGGCTCGGCCATGCCCCGGTCCCGCAGACCGCGCAGGATGTCGGCCCAGGACTCGGCGGCCTCCCGGTAGCCATCGGCCACAGCGATCAGCTCCTTGGTCCCATCAGCGCGGACGCCGACAAGCACGAGCAGGCACAAGGCGTCCTGGTCGCCGTCGGCGTCGGGCAGGCGGACGTTGACGTGGACCCCGTCGGCCCACACGTAGACGTAGTCGACCTCGGCCAGCGACCGCTTCGACCAGGTGATGTGCTCGGCCTGCCAGTCCACGGTCAGCCGCTGGATGGTCGAGGCGGACAGGCCGGCGTCGGTGCCGAAGAACTCCGTCAGCGCCGGGGCGAAGTCGCCGGTGGACAGGCCACGCAGGTACAGCAACGGCAGCACCTCGGTGACCTTGGCGGACTTGCGCATGTAGGCCGGCAGGATCGTCGAGGCGAACTTGTGGCCCTCGCGTGGGTCGTGGACGCGGGGCTTGCGGACCTCGATCGGTCCGGCGCCGGTCACCACGTCGCGGGCGGGCTGGTGGCCGTTGCCCACCACGATGCGGTGACCCTCGTGGTCGGTCAGGTGGGCATGGGCGTCGAGGTAGGCGCGGCGTTCGGCCTCAAGCGCCACGGCCAGCATCTGCTGGGCAGCCTGCCGGCAGATCTCATCCAACGTCGACGCGGTCGAGGGGTCGGTCAGGGCCGGCTGGTCGCCAGCCGGGGCGTGTTGGACTACAGTCAGCATCAGGCGTACTCCTCCCACCGGGCTGCAACCCGGCGATCTACTTCAGGACTTCGGGAGGGTACGCCGCCCTCGTTTTCGAACCTCTCATCCACAACATCTGGGTATAGCTCTGGATAGCGTCCTTCACGGCGTGTCCGGCCCGGGCCCATACGGTCGGCCCTAGTCGGGCATCCACGGTGGGCCGGGCCACGCCGCGGCGGCATCGCCAGGGGCCGGTATGGATCGCCCTGAGGTTCTAGGACCCCAGGTATGCCTCCAGGGCCGGACGCAACCAGAGGTGCCTCCTTGGGATGCGGCCGCACGTCACCACAGGTGTGGTGCATGTGGCGCCGCATGTGCGCCGCACGTGACCGCAGGTGTGGCGCGGTGTGGCGGTTGGTCGCGTCCCGTTGAGTGGTGGAAGTGGGAGGTCACCGCTCGTGAGGTTGGGGGCAGGCTATGCCGCGGTGGTGGCCGGCGTCACCTCGATCACGTCGTTGGTGGTGATGGTCTTCATCGATTCGTCTGAGAAGTAGCGGCGTTCGGCGACTTGCCACTCGTCGTGTTGTTCGAGCAGGACGGCGCCGACGAGGCGGAGGATGGAGGCGTCGTCGGGGAAGATGCCGACGACGTTGCTGCGCCGCTTGATCTCTTTGTTGACCCGTTCGAGGGGGTTGGTCGACCAGATCCGCCGCCAGTGGGTCTTGGGGAACGCCGCGAAGGCGGTCAGGTCGGCCTCGGCGTCGAGCAGCGCGTCGGCGACGTCGGGGAACCGGCCTCTGAGGGTGTCAGCGACCGCCCCGAGGTGGGCGTGCACCGCGTCGGCGTCGGCTTGGACGAAGATGGTGCGGATGGTGGCGGTGACCATCTCGCCGTGGGTCTTGCCGACCCGGGCGAGGACGTTGCGGTTGAAGTGCACCCGACAGCGCTGCCAGGCCGCACCCTGGAGGTGGCGGGCGACCGCCCGCTTGAGGCCCTCGTGTGCATCGGAGATGACCAGCTGCACCCCGGTCAGCCCGCGGGTCTTCAACCCGCGGAGGAACTGGCCCCAGAACGCCTCGTCCTCAGAGTCGCCCAGGTCCACACCGAGAACTTCACGGGTGCCGTCAGCGGCGACGCCGAAGGCGACCACGACCGCGCGGGACACGACCCGGCCGGCCACCCGCCCCTTGACGTAGGTGGCGTCACAGAACACGTACGGGAAGGTGGTGTGGGCCAGGGTGCGGGTGCGGAACGCCTCGACGTGCTCGTCGATCTCGCCACAGATCCGGCTGACCGTCGACTTCGACACGCCCGAGTCGACCCCGAGAGCGCGGACCAGGTCGTCGACCTTCCTCGTGGAGGTGCCGGTCACGTAGGCGGTCATGATCACCGCCCACAACGCCTGATCAACCCGGCGGCGCGGCTCGAGCAACGACGGGAAGAAACTGCCGGTCCGGGTCTTG from the Euzebya sp. genome contains:
- a CDS encoding IS256 family transposase encodes the protein MLTVVQHAPAGDQPALTDPSTASTLDEICRQAAQQMLAVALEAERRAYLDAHAHLTDHEGHRIVVGNGHQPARDVVTGAGPIEVRKPRVHDPREGHKFASTILPAYMRKSAKVTEVLPLLYLRGLSTGDFAPALTEFFGTDAGLSASTIQRLTVDWQAEHITWSKRSLAEVDYVYVWADGVHVNVRLPDADGDQDALCLLVLVGVRADGTKELIAVADGYREAAESWADILRGLRDRGMAEPVLAVGDGALGLWKAIRDVWPTTKAQRCWVHKTANVLAALPKRLHGRAKELLRQVWDAANRAAAVDAAGTFATEFAKYPKATAKVTEDLDVLLAFYDFPAEHWKHLRTTNPIESTFATVRLRQRVTKGPGSRAAGIAMAFKLMLAAQQRWRRINGHELVALVRAGATFVDGELQERTDSPIDEEVLTAA
- a CDS encoding IS256 family transposase, with the translated sequence MATPDHADLTAIASTLLTDDHRMLFRDLLQGALQQLIEDELTASIGAALHERTETRTTHRNGHRPRTLSTPAGDIELAIPKTRTGSFFPSLLEPRRRVDQALWAVIMTAYVTGTSTRKVDDLVRALGVDSGVSKSTVSRICGEIDEHVEAFRTRTLAHTTFPYVFCDATYVKGRVAGRVVSRAVVVAFGVAADGTREVLGVDLGDSEDEAFWGQFLRGLKTRGLTGVQLVISDAHEGLKRAVARHLQGAAWQRCRVHFNRNVLARVGKTHGEMVTATIRTIFVQADADAVHAHLGAVADTLRGRFPDVADALLDAEADLTAFAAFPKTHWRRIWSTNPLERVNKEIKRRSNVVGIFPDDASILRLVGAVLLEQHDEWQVAERRYFSDESMKTITTNDVIEVTPATTAA